A window of Phycobacter azelaicus contains these coding sequences:
- a CDS encoding metal ABC transporter ATP-binding protein yields the protein MGQTVELVSTQGADTAGQPLEASPLAIRGLTVTYGEKPAVFSVDMTVEPGKMTAIIGPNGAGKSTLLKAALGIVPPVSGRVQVFGRPLEAMRSRIAYVPQRASIDWDFPTRVIDVVMMGLYRELGLLGRIRGHHRTVARDCLDRVGMGDFADRQIGQLSGGQQQRVFLARALAQDADLYLLDEPFAGVDAATEKAIITVLKSLREAGKSVVVVHHDLATVSDYFDNVFLINTRKVAEGPVAEAFTPETLQAAYGGRLATAQIDQLSAL from the coding sequence ATGGGGCAGACGGTTGAACTGGTAAGTACCCAAGGCGCTGACACGGCAGGACAACCGCTTGAGGCCAGCCCGCTCGCCATTCGCGGTCTTACGGTCACCTACGGAGAAAAGCCTGCCGTCTTCAGCGTCGACATGACGGTGGAGCCGGGCAAGATGACGGCGATCATAGGGCCGAATGGCGCCGGCAAATCGACGCTTCTGAAGGCCGCGCTTGGGATCGTACCACCCGTTTCTGGCCGGGTGCAGGTCTTTGGCCGCCCTCTGGAGGCAATGCGTTCTAGGATCGCCTATGTGCCCCAGCGCGCCAGCATCGACTGGGATTTTCCGACCCGCGTGATCGACGTGGTGATGATGGGGCTTTACCGGGAGTTGGGCCTTTTGGGCCGCATCCGTGGACATCATCGCACCGTGGCGCGCGACTGTCTGGATCGCGTCGGCATGGGCGATTTCGCGGATCGTCAGATCGGCCAGCTTTCGGGCGGCCAGCAGCAGCGCGTGTTCCTTGCGCGCGCCCTTGCGCAGGACGCGGATCTTTACCTCTTGGACGAACCCTTTGCGGGGGTGGATGCCGCAACCGAAAAGGCCATCATCACCGTTTTGAAATCCCTGCGCGAAGCGGGTAAATCCGTGGTTGTCGTGCATCACGATCTGGCCACGGTGTCAGACTATTTCGACAACGTCTTCCTGATCAACACCCGCAAGGTCGCCGAAGGCCCGGTGGCGGAGGCCTTCACTCCCGAGACGCTTCAGGCGGCTTATGGCGGCAGGCTGGCGACCGCGCAGATCGACCAGCTTTCGGCTTTGTAG
- a CDS encoding DUF3775 domain-containing protein yields MLEISPRKVAQVAMMARELDRAEGELRAFIERMSMDDQAELTAVMWIGRGSFEVEELGEAIATARSEATIPTADYLIGTPHLADNIEAGLEALGIDVGDVEEDVIGR; encoded by the coding sequence ATGTTGGAGATTTCCCCAAGAAAGGTGGCCCAGGTTGCAATGATGGCGCGCGAACTGGATCGTGCGGAGGGCGAATTGCGTGCCTTCATCGAGCGGATGAGCATGGACGACCAGGCCGAGTTGACAGCGGTCATGTGGATTGGTCGCGGCAGTTTCGAGGTCGAGGAACTCGGCGAAGCGATCGCCACAGCCCGCAGCGAAGCAACCATCCCGACCGCCGACTACCTGATCGGAACGCCGCACCTTGCGGACAACATCGAGGCGGGCCTCGAGGCCTTGGGCATTGATGTGGGCGATGTCGAGGAAGATGTGATCGGCCGCTGA
- a CDS encoding DNA recombination protein RmuC: MEGMEEAIANMDQIGTLILIATGFAVLLILLLVMSLRASARAASAVAPLAQQMEYLGQSVQQLRGGLQHVSDMQANAQVQMVQTVEARLSDVQQHMNDRLADNALRQARAMAEMQERMQESLHGSAKRTVTSLTQLQERLATIDKAQDNITKLSGDVLTLQDILSNKQTRGAFGEIQLNDIVSKALPADAYRFQATLSNGKRADCLIDLPNPPGPIVIDSKFPLEPYEALRRAQTQDELAYAARQMKTALRAHIQAIAQKYIIEGETADGAILFLPSEAVYAELHANFTDLVREGFAAKVWIVSPTTCMATLNTMRAILKDARMREQAGAIRNELGLLHRDVERLGDRVGTLDRHFAQAAKDVAEIKISADKAGRRAQRLDNFDFEEIDPGAGSDPTGTVVPLEHPER, translated from the coding sequence ATGGAAGGTATGGAAGAGGCCATCGCGAACATGGACCAGATCGGGACGCTGATTCTGATCGCGACTGGTTTTGCGGTGCTTCTGATCCTGCTTTTGGTAATGTCACTGCGTGCCTCGGCCCGGGCGGCCTCTGCGGTGGCACCGCTCGCGCAGCAGATGGAATACCTCGGCCAGTCGGTGCAGCAGCTGCGTGGTGGTTTGCAGCACGTCTCTGACATGCAGGCGAATGCGCAGGTGCAGATGGTGCAGACGGTGGAGGCGCGGCTTTCGGATGTGCAGCAGCATATGAACGACCGGCTAGCCGACAATGCTCTGCGTCAGGCCCGCGCCATGGCCGAGATGCAAGAGCGGATGCAGGAAAGCCTGCATGGCAGTGCGAAACGCACCGTGACCTCCCTGACGCAACTGCAGGAGCGGCTCGCCACCATCGACAAGGCGCAGGACAATATTACCAAACTGTCGGGCGATGTGCTGACGCTACAGGATATCCTGTCGAACAAGCAGACCCGGGGCGCTTTTGGGGAAATCCAGCTCAACGATATCGTCTCGAAAGCTTTGCCTGCCGATGCCTATCGGTTTCAGGCGACGCTCAGCAATGGCAAGCGCGCGGACTGCCTGATCGACCTGCCGAATCCTCCGGGGCCGATCGTGATCGACAGCAAGTTCCCGCTGGAACCCTATGAGGCTCTGCGCCGGGCGCAGACGCAGGACGAACTCGCCTATGCGGCGCGGCAGATGAAGACTGCCCTGCGCGCCCATATCCAGGCGATTGCGCAGAAGTATATCATCGAAGGAGAGACAGCAGACGGCGCGATCCTGTTCCTGCCGTCCGAGGCGGTCTATGCCGAGCTGCACGCCAACTTTACCGACCTGGTGCGCGAAGGTTTTGCAGCGAAGGTCTGGATTGTCTCACCCACCACCTGCATGGCGACGCTCAACACCATGCGTGCGATCCTGAAAGATGCCCGCATGCGCGAACAAGCGGGGGCCATCCGCAATGAGCTGGGCCTTTTGCACCGCGATGTGGAGCGGCTGGGGGATCGCGTTGGTACTCTCGACCGGCATTTTGCCCAGGCCGCCAAGGATGTGGCGGAGATCAAGATCAGCGCCGACAAGGCCGGGCGGCGGGCGCAGCGGCTAGATAATTTCGACTTTGAAGAGATCGACCCGGGCGCCGGGTCTGATCCGACCGGCACCGTGGTGCCGCTGGAGCATCCCGAACGATGA
- a CDS encoding metal ABC transporter solute-binding protein, Zn/Mn family, producing the protein MGLAVLLAVPVMLVASAGRAGAEAPLKVVATTGMIADATRQVGGDAVDVRALMGPGVDPHAYRQTRSDIVAMTRADLVLYHGLYLEAQMEDFLKDLSRKSTVVAVAESLPKDLLRAHDDYDNKFDPHVWMTPALWKEVVARVAEVLSEVRPDQADVFAANAKAHMADLDRLLAYANETLASVPEDSRVLISAHDAFGYFGRDFGFEVLGIQGISTQSEAGLNRISELVDFLVQRRISAVFVESSVSDRSMRALIEGAAAQGHEVKIGGELFSDAMGADGTYEGTYLGMLDHNITTIAGALGADVPERGMDGKLSAGL; encoded by the coding sequence ATGGGCTTGGCTGTGTTGCTGGCTGTTCCGGTGATGCTTGTTGCCTCTGCAGGCCGTGCCGGGGCAGAGGCGCCGCTCAAGGTGGTTGCGACGACTGGCATGATCGCGGATGCCACCCGTCAGGTGGGCGGTGATGCCGTGGACGTGCGGGCCCTGATGGGACCGGGCGTCGATCCTCATGCCTATCGTCAGACCCGCTCTGACATCGTGGCCATGACCCGCGCGGATCTGGTGCTCTATCACGGTCTCTATCTTGAGGCGCAGATGGAAGATTTCCTAAAGGATCTGTCCCGCAAGAGTACTGTTGTCGCAGTTGCCGAGAGCCTGCCAAAGGACCTTCTGCGGGCCCATGATGACTATGACAACAAGTTCGATCCGCATGTCTGGATGACGCCCGCTCTATGGAAAGAGGTCGTGGCGCGAGTGGCCGAGGTGCTGAGCGAGGTCCGTCCGGACCAAGCGGATGTTTTTGCGGCCAATGCCAAGGCGCATATGGCAGATCTGGATCGTCTGCTGGCCTATGCCAATGAAACTCTTGCTTCTGTCCCGGAAGACAGCCGCGTGTTGATCTCGGCCCATGATGCTTTTGGCTATTTCGGCCGTGACTTTGGTTTCGAGGTGCTGGGCATTCAGGGCATCTCCACCCAGTCCGAGGCGGGCCTTAACCGGATCAGCGAGTTAGTCGACTTTCTGGTGCAGCGGCGTATTTCCGCAGTCTTTGTCGAAAGCTCGGTCTCGGACCGCTCCATGCGCGCCCTGATCGAAGGGGCGGCAGCGCAGGGTCATGAGGTCAAGATCGGCGGAGAGCTGTTCTCGGACGCAATGGGAGCGGACGGGACGTACGAGGGCACCTACCTTGGCATGCTGGATCATAACATCACCACCATTGCCGGGGCGCTGGGCGCCGATGTGCCGGAGCGTGGCATGGATGGCAAATTGTCGGCGGGACTCTGA
- the mutL gene encoding DNA mismatch repair endonuclease MutL, with protein sequence MSSPDPQISEASRSTIRQLDDSAINRIAAGEVIERPASAVKELVENAIDAGATRITVDIADGGKTLIRVTDDGCGMSAEDLPLALSRHATSKIDGSDLLNIHTFGFRGEALPSLGAVGRLTITSRASGNDAAQVRVAGGKVDPVKPAALRAGTVVELRDLFYATPARLKFMRTDRAEAQAIGDVIKRLAMAEPSVGFTLRDVSGGGEGRVTFRADPLSGDLFDALHGRLSSVLGREFAENALKIDATREGLRLYGYAALPTYTRGAAVAQFLFVNTRPVKDKMLTGALRAAYFDFLSRDRHPAAALFIDCDPTLVDVNVHPAKSEVRFRDPGLARGLIVSSLRHALAEAGHRASTTVAGATLGAMRPEQAGGQGAPHVYQMDRPSMGARTAAYSAQRPDYAPVPPYQPPQQTGGFAEMASAYSGQVIDEPSAPAAEQEQPPEALPLGAARGQVHENYIIAQTADGMVIVDQHAAHERLVYEKLKKQMGENGVAAQALLIPEIIELSDNDCARLLAVAEELAKFGLGIEAFGGNAVAVRETPAILGEVNAEAMVKDILDELDDQGESQLVQARLEAILSRVACHGSIRSGRRMRGEEMNALLREMEATPHSGQCNHGRPTYVELKLSDIERLFGRT encoded by the coding sequence ATGAGCAGCCCAGACCCCCAAATCAGCGAAGCATCCCGCTCCACCATCCGTCAGCTGGATGACAGCGCCATCAACCGCATCGCTGCCGGTGAGGTGATCGAGCGTCCGGCCTCGGCGGTTAAGGAATTGGTGGAAAACGCCATCGACGCGGGCGCTACCCGTATCACGGTAGACATCGCCGATGGCGGCAAGACGTTGATCCGGGTCACCGACGATGGCTGCGGCATGAGCGCCGAGGATCTGCCGCTTGCCCTGTCGCGCCATGCCACCTCCAAGATCGATGGCTCGGACCTGCTCAATATTCACACCTTTGGCTTTCGCGGTGAGGCCCTGCCCAGCCTTGGCGCAGTTGGCCGCCTGACGATCACCAGCCGCGCGTCGGGCAACGATGCCGCTCAGGTCCGTGTTGCCGGGGGCAAGGTGGATCCGGTGAAGCCTGCCGCCCTGCGCGCGGGCACCGTGGTGGAACTACGCGATCTGTTCTACGCCACCCCGGCGCGGCTCAAGTTCATGCGCACTGACCGGGCAGAGGCGCAGGCGATCGGCGATGTCATCAAACGCCTCGCCATGGCAGAGCCTTCGGTGGGTTTCACTCTGCGGGATGTCTCGGGCGGGGGCGAGGGGCGCGTGACCTTCCGCGCTGATCCCCTGTCGGGTGATCTTTTTGATGCGCTGCACGGGCGGCTCTCTTCGGTGCTGGGGCGGGAGTTTGCCGAAAACGCGCTCAAGATCGATGCGACCCGCGAGGGTCTTCGTCTTTATGGCTATGCAGCGCTGCCGACCTATACGCGCGGCGCGGCAGTGGCGCAGTTCCTGTTCGTGAACACGCGCCCCGTGAAGGACAAGATGCTGACCGGCGCCCTGCGCGCGGCCTATTTCGATTTCCTCAGCCGCGATCGTCACCCGGCAGCAGCGCTGTTCATCGACTGTGACCCGACTTTGGTAGACGTGAACGTGCATCCGGCGAAATCAGAGGTGCGGTTCCGCGATCCGGGGTTGGCGCGCGGGCTGATCGTCTCTTCCCTGCGCCATGCGCTGGCAGAGGCGGGGCATCGTGCCTCCACCACCGTTGCCGGGGCCACGCTAGGCGCCATGCGGCCTGAACAGGCAGGCGGTCAGGGCGCCCCCCATGTCTACCAGATGGATCGCCCCTCGATGGGCGCGCGCACGGCGGCCTATAGCGCCCAGCGGCCTGATTATGCGCCGGTGCCGCCCTATCAGCCGCCGCAGCAGACAGGCGGTTTTGCCGAGATGGCCAGCGCCTATAGCGGGCAGGTAATTGACGAGCCATCAGCGCCCGCGGCAGAACAGGAGCAACCGCCCGAGGCGCTCCCCTTGGGGGCGGCGCGTGGGCAGGTGCATGAGAATTACATCATCGCCCAGACCGCCGACGGCATGGTGATCGTCGATCAGCACGCGGCCCATGAACGGCTGGTCTATGAAAAGCTCAAGAAACAGATGGGCGAAAACGGTGTCGCGGCGCAGGCACTTTTGATACCTGAAATCATTGAACTCTCGGACAATGACTGCGCGCGCCTCCTGGCGGTGGCGGAGGAACTGGCCAAATTCGGTCTTGGCATCGAGGCTTTCGGCGGAAATGCCGTCGCCGTGCGTGAAACTCCTGCGATATTGGGAGAGGTCAACGCAGAGGCCATGGTGAAGGACATTCTGGACGAGTTGGACGATCAAGGCGAAAGCCAGCTGGTGCAGGCGCGGCTTGAGGCGATCCTGAGCCGGGTGGCCTGTCATGGCTCGATCCGGTCGGGTCGGCGGATGCGCGGTGAAGAGATGAACGCGCTGTTGCGGGAAATGGAGGCGACGCCCCATTCCGGCCAGTGCAACCACGGCCGCCCGACTTACGTGGAGCTGAAACTCTCTGATATTGAACGGCTGTTCGGGCGCACGTGA
- a CDS encoding PAS domain-containing sensor histidine kinase yields the protein MTPEQKAFLDKIEQAVFVLEPDEQNIPRYTAFNTYARGHILRPESEILGATIKDLFPGRNGETIFGHHMHVLETAQPYSYQAHLPLHGDVHQIEVTLRPLLNDAGKVVQIVGTTKDISTLGHLQAMQIGAEIIQGEIEDFVNLAAHDLRTPMRNVTAIAEMLRDDFEDLGDGKLELIDMLEQIATKATSLISDILSHAQATSTKSDIQEFSFEDLGKEIFALLDPLKHCDFHITGGTLRGDRAATLIVLRNLIDNAIKHGKPKDAANGKLQIQISLTPARPGFYAVQVQDNGPGLADPSVALLNTGTLRKDGGFGLFGTRRLVQNRGGLIEAKNCDAGHGAIITFTLPGEVFTQT from the coding sequence ATGACACCAGAGCAAAAGGCGTTTCTCGACAAGATCGAACAGGCCGTTTTCGTTCTTGAACCGGACGAACAAAACATCCCGCGCTACACGGCATTCAATACTTACGCACGTGGCCACATCCTGCGCCCCGAGTCCGAAATACTGGGCGCAACCATCAAGGACCTTTTCCCGGGACGCAACGGAGAAACAATTTTCGGGCACCATATGCACGTACTCGAAACAGCCCAACCCTATAGCTATCAGGCCCATCTGCCGCTGCACGGTGACGTTCACCAGATTGAAGTCACGCTCCGGCCGTTGCTCAACGATGCAGGAAAAGTCGTTCAGATCGTTGGAACCACCAAGGATATTTCGACCTTGGGTCACCTTCAAGCCATGCAGATCGGCGCCGAGATCATCCAAGGCGAAATCGAGGATTTCGTCAATCTTGCGGCCCACGACCTGCGTACACCGATGCGCAATGTGACTGCTATTGCCGAAATGCTGCGCGACGATTTCGAGGATCTGGGCGATGGCAAGCTCGAGCTGATAGATATGCTTGAACAGATCGCCACGAAGGCCACGTCGCTGATTTCAGACATCCTGTCTCACGCACAAGCAACTTCGACCAAATCCGACATTCAGGAATTCAGTTTTGAAGACCTCGGAAAAGAGATCTTTGCCCTTCTGGATCCGTTGAAACACTGCGACTTTCACATCACCGGCGGAACACTCCGCGGCGATCGGGCCGCGACGTTGATCGTCCTTCGGAACCTGATCGACAATGCCATCAAGCATGGAAAACCGAAAGACGCAGCCAACGGAAAACTACAGATCCAGATCAGCCTTACGCCAGCGAGACCCGGCTTTTATGCAGTTCAAGTCCAGGACAACGGGCCCGGTCTCGCCGACCCTTCGGTTGCGCTTCTCAACACTGGAACGCTCCGCAAGGATGGCGGGTTCGGCTTGTTTGGCACCCGGCGCCTTGTTCAAAACCGTGGCGGCCTGATCGAGGCGAAGAACTGCGACGCCGGACACGGGGCCATCATCACCTTCACTTTACCGGGCGAAGTATTCACACAAACCTAG
- a CDS encoding metal ABC transporter permease, whose product MLLDALLLQLGYNATLVSIGAALLGGAAGISGTFLFLRKRALVSDAVSHATLPGVGIAFLVMVFLGGDGRNLAGLLIGSALSAGVGLLCMNWLTRNTRLAEDAAIGAVLSVFFGFGIVLLTVIQTLGVGRQAGLEGFLLGSTAGMLLSDALIIAGGSAMALLVILLMRRPMMLVAFDPEYAAARDLPVHRIDMLMMGLVMAVTVVGLKIVGLILIVALLIIPAVTARFWTERSDRVVVIAGVSGAASAYVGAAISASAPNLPTGPIIVLVSFVLFVLSLLFAPNRGVLAAVLRHQRFQRRVHLRQGLLALAQRQPIYEPLTLRLLRRAGLVRADGVATEKGRARAAKALRDEKRWELVRSDLAHEAAAALYDGLREIETVLTPDQISEIDRRIGGPQEVSA is encoded by the coding sequence ATGCTGCTGGATGCGCTTCTCTTGCAACTTGGCTACAACGCCACGCTGGTCTCGATCGGGGCGGCCCTGCTTGGCGGTGCTGCGGGAATTTCCGGGACTTTCCTGTTCCTGCGCAAGCGGGCTCTGGTCAGCGATGCCGTAAGCCATGCCACCCTTCCCGGTGTCGGAATTGCCTTTCTGGTGATGGTATTCCTTGGCGGCGACGGGCGCAATCTGGCGGGGCTTTTGATTGGTTCGGCCTTGTCGGCGGGCGTGGGTCTGTTGTGCATGAACTGGCTGACCCGCAACACCCGTCTGGCCGAGGATGCGGCCATCGGGGCAGTGCTGTCGGTGTTCTTCGGCTTTGGGATCGTCCTGCTCACCGTAATTCAGACCCTGGGTGTTGGACGGCAGGCGGGGCTTGAAGGCTTCCTTTTGGGTTCCACCGCCGGGATGCTGCTGAGCGATGCGCTGATCATCGCGGGCGGCAGTGCGATGGCGCTCTTAGTGATCCTCCTGATGCGCCGCCCGATGATGCTGGTGGCCTTTGATCCCGAATATGCCGCCGCGCGCGACCTGCCGGTGCATCGCATTGATATGTTGATGATGGGACTGGTGATGGCCGTGACAGTTGTCGGGCTGAAAATTGTCGGTCTGATCTTGATCGTCGCCCTTTTGATCATCCCCGCCGTCACCGCCCGCTTCTGGACCGAGCGGTCAGACCGCGTGGTCGTCATTGCTGGTGTCTCCGGTGCCGCTTCGGCCTACGTGGGCGCGGCGATCTCGGCCTCGGCGCCGAACCTGCCCACCGGGCCGATCATCGTGCTTGTGTCCTTTGTCCTCTTTGTTCTGTCGCTGCTCTTCGCCCCAAACCGAGGTGTTCTGGCTGCCGTGCTGCGCCACCAGAGGTTTCAGCGCCGGGTGCATCTGCGGCAGGGCTTGCTGGCCTTGGCGCAGCGGCAGCCGATCTATGAGCCGCTTACCCTGCGCCTGTTGCGCCGTGCCGGACTTGTGCGCGCCGATGGTGTGGCCACCGAAAAAGGGCGCGCCCGCGCTGCCAAGGCCTTGCGCGATGAAAAACGCTGGGAGCTGGTGCGCAGCGATCTGGCGCATGAGGCCGCCGCCGCCCTTTACGATGGTCTGCGCGAGATTGAGACGGTGCTGACCCCCGATCAGATCAGCGAAATCGACCGCCGCATCGGCGGCCCGCAGGAGGTTTCCGCGTGA
- a CDS encoding adenylate/guanylate cyclase domain-containing protein yields the protein MSNLSPDRLLLRRAEVDAERVVSLLRIGVSLGLLGIFFLTVWDSVETVEDYLRRQWLFALATMISYLLLGLFTLWRARRGMFRGWMIWTGVTLDCAFLLVNAWVGLENTSLPGGVTFLLPPIWLVPTVLAFAVLRFNPYLQAYTVILIVSGLSLMILWQPEEMPVQAAERALFLLSLPPNIIRISMIALAGVVLVVAAYRMRALLHRSITEAQARTNLTRYLPAQLAGRLADGGLEELRQGHRQDMAVLFIDIRGFTRWSEGRDPQEVSALITEFRHRVQRASAQTGGMIDKYIGDAAMLLFEGRDGACRALDCVDALDAELEDWSTERANAGEAPILAGIGLHWGEVFSGVVGNSERLEYSVFGDTVNTAARLEQLTRSANVRVIVSDAVIAAAGTEPARDGWFTLPPVHLRGRSNGLAVFARGQIEPDAQGIAPDQRPVKPATV from the coding sequence ATGAGTAACCTGTCGCCAGATCGCCTTCTGTTGCGGCGAGCAGAGGTTGACGCCGAACGCGTGGTCTCTCTTCTTCGTATCGGTGTATCACTGGGGTTGCTTGGGATCTTCTTCCTGACCGTCTGGGACAGTGTGGAAACAGTCGAAGACTACCTGCGCAGGCAATGGCTCTTTGCGCTGGCCACCATGATTTCATACCTGCTGCTGGGCCTATTTACGCTGTGGCGCGCCCGTCGCGGTATGTTCCGGGGATGGATGATCTGGACGGGCGTGACGCTGGACTGCGCCTTTTTGCTGGTGAATGCCTGGGTGGGGCTTGAGAATACCTCTCTGCCAGGCGGGGTGACCTTTCTGTTGCCACCGATCTGGCTGGTGCCGACCGTTCTGGCCTTTGCGGTCTTGAGGTTTAATCCATACCTGCAGGCCTATACAGTGATCCTGATTGTCTCGGGGCTGTCCTTGATGATCCTGTGGCAACCCGAAGAGATGCCCGTTCAGGCTGCAGAACGGGCTCTGTTCCTGCTGTCACTGCCTCCCAACATCATCCGTATCTCGATGATCGCACTGGCGGGGGTGGTTCTGGTGGTGGCGGCCTATCGTATGCGCGCCCTCTTGCATCGCTCCATCACCGAGGCTCAGGCGCGCACCAATTTGACCCGCTATCTGCCCGCGCAACTGGCTGGACGCCTTGCTGATGGTGGCCTTGAGGAACTGCGACAGGGCCACCGGCAGGACATGGCCGTTTTGTTCATCGACATCCGTGGCTTTACTCGTTGGTCGGAGGGGCGCGATCCGCAGGAGGTCAGCGCCCTTATCACCGAGTTTCGCCACCGGGTGCAGCGGGCGTCAGCGCAAACCGGTGGGATGATCGACAAATACATTGGCGATGCAGCCATGCTGCTGTTCGAAGGTAGGGATGGCGCCTGCCGCGCGCTGGACTGCGTCGATGCCCTTGATGCAGAACTCGAAGACTGGAGCACCGAGCGTGCCAATGCCGGAGAGGCACCCATTCTGGCCGGAATTGGCTTGCACTGGGGAGAGGTTTTCTCAGGCGTTGTCGGCAACTCAGAGCGGCTGGAGTACAGCGTCTTTGGCGATACGGTGAATACGGCGGCCCGGCTGGAGCAGCTGACACGCAGCGCCAATGTCCGTGTTATTGTGTCTGACGCAGTTATTGCAGCTGCCGGAACAGAGCCCGCGCGCGACGGATGGTTCACCCTGCCACCGGTACACCTGCGCGGGCGCAGCAATGGTCTGGCTGTCTTCGCACGGGGGCAGATCGAGCCGGATGCACAGGGAATTGCCCCAGATCAAAGACCGGTGAAACCTGCTACTGTCTGA
- a CDS encoding metal ABC transporter permease has translation MSGAEFVPLSLTPLLIGIFAAVACALPGNFLLLRRQALIGDAISHVVLPGIVVAFLLTGAIAAGPMLLGAAGAAVTAVILIEAVRRLGRIEPGAAMGVIFTTMFAGGVLLLEQTDTSTVHLDVEHALYGNLESLIWLDATGWSSLWDLEALRYLPPELPRMALTLLGVAAFIALFWRALKISTFDEGFARTLGIRTDLLGLALVIMAAIAAVAAFDAVGSIIVIAMFICPPAAARMMTDRLETQIGWSVVFATLSAVLGYVLAGYGPLWLGAADAVSAAGMIATVSGVILAMAARFGPCRRRAGAPAGV, from the coding sequence ATGAGCGGCGCTGAATTTGTCCCCCTGTCCCTGACGCCCCTGCTGATCGGCATCTTTGCCGCCGTGGCTTGCGCTTTACCCGGAAATTTCCTGTTGCTGCGCCGACAGGCTTTGATCGGCGATGCGATCAGCCATGTCGTTCTGCCGGGTATCGTCGTGGCCTTTCTTTTGACCGGAGCGATTGCCGCAGGCCCCATGCTGCTTGGCGCCGCCGGCGCCGCCGTCACTGCCGTGATCCTGATCGAGGCGGTGCGTCGCCTGGGCCGCATCGAACCCGGCGCGGCCATGGGCGTCATTTTCACCACCATGTTCGCGGGCGGTGTGTTGCTGCTTGAGCAGACCGATACCTCTACCGTGCACCTGGATGTGGAGCACGCACTTTATGGCAATCTCGAAAGCCTGATCTGGCTCGATGCGACGGGCTGGTCCTCCCTTTGGGACCTTGAGGCGCTGCGTTATCTGCCGCCCGAGTTGCCGCGCATGGCGCTGACGCTGCTTGGCGTGGCCGCGTTCATCGCTCTGTTCTGGCGGGCGCTGAAGATTTCCACCTTTGACGAGGGCTTTGCCCGCACGCTGGGGATCCGAACCGACCTTTTGGGGTTGGCGCTGGTGATCATGGCAGCGATTGCTGCGGTGGCAGCCTTTGACGCGGTGGGGTCGATCATCGTCATCGCCATGTTCATCTGCCCGCCCGCTGCCGCAAGGATGATGACGGACCGGCTGGAAACACAGATCGGATGGAGCGTGGTATTCGCCACCCTTTCTGCCGTTCTGGGCTATGTTCTGGCGGGTTATGGCCCCCTCTGGCTGGGCGCTGCGGACGCGGTGAGCGCGGCGGGCATGATCGCCACCGTTTCGGGCGTGATCTTGGCCATGGCCGCCAGGTTTGGCCCCTGCCGCCGCCGCGCGGGGGCGCCTGCGGGCGTATAA